From the genome of Methylomonas sp. UP202, one region includes:
- a CDS encoding PAS domain-containing protein, whose translation MIADMKPEDIVGDFKETTLTYFDGSSRKVLYTELETPYPDGKLIVSTTTPDGIIRHANQAFIDMSGYAVQELIGMPHSVLRHPDMPAAAFKDLWDTVGRGEKWQGYVKNLRKDGGYYWVKATVIPNVRNGQVVGYTSVRRKPSRRKIEDSIQLYSTLI comes from the coding sequence ATGATTGCTGATATGAAGCCCGAGGATATCGTAGGCGACTTCAAGGAGACGACGCTGACCTATTTTGACGGAAGCAGCCGTAAAGTACTGTATACCGAACTGGAAACCCCGTATCCGGACGGCAAACTGATTGTTTCGACGACGACGCCGGACGGCATCATTCGCCACGCCAACCAAGCCTTTATCGACATGTCAGGCTATGCCGTGCAAGAGTTGATCGGCATGCCGCACAGTGTGCTAAGACATCCCGATATGCCCGCCGCCGCGTTTAAGGACTTGTGGGACACCGTCGGGCGCGGCGAAAAATGGCAGGGTTACGTGAAGAATTTGCGCAAGGACGGCGGCTATTATTGGGTGAAGGCGACCGTCATTCCCAACGTCCGCAACGGTCAGGTGGTCGGGTATACCTCGGTCAGGCGTAAGCCCTCGCGCCGCAAGATCGAAGACAGCATCCAACTCTATTCGACGCTAATCTGA
- a CDS encoding phosphate/phosphite/phosphonate ABC transporter substrate-binding protein, with amino-acid sequence MTYLFTVSPDFAPDRLSGWYIFNTWLQKHTAAAIHLEMYDHYHRLHQAIAADGVDLIYANPFDAAMLVREKGFLPLVKPVGLSDEAVIAVNADSPIQDVADLTPGIRVAHTEDPDVRLMGMIMLEPADLDRGNIQALLSDNYVLVAKHLLKGEADVGIFLAEAFDNLSGMIKKQLRVLVRSQISVINHALLVGPRLAERRQEIRDLLVRMAEEDKGPGVLESLGFSGWQALEDEDMEFMIDLMETLNT; translated from the coding sequence ATGACTTATTTGTTTACCGTTAGTCCCGATTTTGCGCCGGATCGTTTGTCCGGATGGTATATCTTCAATACGTGGCTGCAAAAACACACCGCCGCCGCGATCCATTTGGAGATGTACGACCATTATCATCGCTTGCACCAAGCTATCGCGGCCGATGGGGTGGACTTGATCTATGCCAATCCGTTCGACGCGGCGATGCTGGTCCGGGAGAAAGGCTTTCTACCCCTGGTCAAGCCGGTGGGCTTGTCGGATGAGGCGGTGATCGCGGTCAACGCCGACAGCCCGATTCAGGACGTAGCGGATCTGACGCCGGGTATCCGCGTCGCCCACACCGAAGATCCGGACGTGCGGTTGATGGGCATGATCATGTTGGAACCGGCCGATCTGGACCGCGGCAACATTCAAGCATTGCTATCCGACAATTACGTGTTGGTTGCCAAGCACCTGCTAAAGGGCGAAGCCGATGTCGGCATTTTCTTAGCGGAAGCCTTCGACAACTTATCCGGCATGATCAAAAAGCAACTAAGGGTGTTGGTACGTAGTCAGATCAGCGTCATCAACCACGCACTGCTGGTTGGCCCGCGTCTGGCCGAGCGGCGCCAGGAGATTCGCGATCTGTTGGTGCGGATGGCCGAGGAAGACAAGGGCCCCGGCGTACTGGAAAGCCTAGGATTTTCCGGTTGGCAAGCTCTGGAAGATGAAGACATGGAGTTCATGATCGATTTGATGGAGACGTTGAATACTTGA
- a CDS encoding roadblock/LC7 domain-containing protein, translated as MRADMLTSVLTELNGTSADIEASGVISTDGLMMASVLPASMDEDRVGAMSAAMLSLGDRTAQELSRGGLEQVLIKGDKGYVLMTYAGREAVLTVLAKPNAKLGLIFLDVKRAAESIAEML; from the coding sequence ATGAGAGCAGACATGTTGACCTCGGTCTTGACCGAGCTGAACGGCACTTCGGCGGACATCGAAGCGTCCGGAGTGATCTCCACCGATGGTTTGATGATGGCCTCGGTATTGCCTGCCAGCATGGACGAGGACCGGGTTGGCGCCATGAGCGCGGCGATGTTGTCGTTGGGTGACCGCACCGCGCAGGAGTTGAGTCGCGGCGGCCTGGAGCAAGTGTTGATTAAGGGCGACAAGGGCTACGTGCTAATGACTTACGCCGGGCGCGAGGCGGTTTTGACGGTGCTGGCCAAGCCTAACGCCAAGTTGGGTTTGATATTTCTGGACGTCAAACGGGCGGCCGAGAGCATCGCCGAAATGTTGTAA
- the hypF gene encoding carbamoyltransferase HypF, whose amino-acid sequence MPGLAIRARGVVQGVGFRPTIWHLAKTYHLTGSVWNDQEGVMIHAYGPASVLAEFAEAIPKHLPPLARLDALESAELLGSAPDEFLIVASAGGRAADTVIAADAATCPACLADIADPGNRRYRYPFTNCTHCGPRLSIVRRVPYDRRHTSMAGFAMCPECLREYQDPADRRFHAQANCCPVCGPRLWLEDSKGPLPGKPIDQAAAAIRAGRIVAIKGLGGFHLACDATNDEAVRRLRRRKRRYAKPFALMARDMTMLHRYAQCSALESAALQSPSAPIIVLTAAGAALAPELAPGNDKLGFMLPYTPLHHLLTAELNTPIVLTSGNVSDEPQCIDNAAARAELTDIADLWLMHDRDIVNRLDDSVARLVDGEIRSLRRARGYSPQALILPTGFEQADGILAMGAELKNSFCLIRRGQAIVAQHVGDLENAAVQRDYRQAIDLYRQLHGCKPTRIAIDRHPGYLSSAHGRELAAALPAELNEVQHHHAHLAACLAEHAAPLTGPPVLAAIFDGLGLGDEGSLWGGEFFWGGYRTCRRLAHFEAIALPGGTQAIREPWRNAYAQLAHYFAWPDLIAEYGGLDIVQLLNRKPLATLDAMIAKGLNSPPASSCGRWFDAFAAALGLHAEFADYEGQAAIALETLAGPAFFGERAYPDAWTLAQTGESRVLSWRGLWLAVLTDLRDGTDLARVAARIHHTLIDAASAILSTLATTHSADTVVLSGGVFQNRLLLEGLSAKLRTAGFQVLAPRAYPANDGGLALGQAVIAAAAAAR is encoded by the coding sequence ATGCCCGGCCTGGCGATCCGGGCGCGCGGCGTGGTGCAGGGCGTCGGTTTTCGACCGACGATCTGGCATCTGGCCAAAACATACCATTTGACCGGTTCGGTCTGGAACGATCAGGAAGGCGTGATGATTCACGCCTACGGCCCTGCAAGCGTGTTGGCGGAGTTCGCGGAGGCGATTCCCAAGCACCTGCCGCCGCTGGCCCGATTGGACGCGCTGGAAAGCGCCGAACTGCTCGGCAGCGCGCCGGACGAGTTCCTCATCGTCGCCAGCGCCGGCGGCCGCGCGGCCGATACCGTCATCGCGGCCGATGCCGCCACTTGCCCGGCTTGTCTGGCAGACATTGCCGATCCCGGCAACCGCCGCTATCGCTATCCTTTCACCAACTGCACGCATTGCGGTCCGCGTTTATCCATCGTCCGCCGCGTACCTTACGACAGGCGCCATACCAGCATGGCCGGTTTCGCGATGTGCCCGGAATGTCTAAGAGAATACCAAGACCCGGCCGACCGGCGCTTTCACGCCCAAGCCAATTGCTGTCCGGTGTGCGGCCCCAGGCTGTGGCTGGAAGATAGCAAAGGCCCCCTCCCCGGAAAACCTATAGATCAGGCGGCCGCCGCGATCCGCGCCGGACGGATCGTCGCGATCAAAGGCTTAGGAGGGTTTCATTTGGCTTGCGATGCCACTAATGATGAGGCAGTGCGCCGATTGCGCCGGCGCAAGCGCCGCTACGCTAAGCCGTTCGCGTTGATGGCCCGCGATATGACGATGCTACACCGCTACGCCCAGTGTTCAGCGTTGGAAAGCGCCGCGCTGCAATCCCCGTCCGCGCCCATCATAGTGCTGACGGCGGCCGGCGCCGCGCTGGCGCCTGAACTTGCCCCCGGCAACGACAAACTGGGCTTCATGCTGCCGTATACACCGCTGCATCATTTGTTGACAGCCGAGCTGAACACCCCCATCGTGCTGACGTCCGGTAATGTTAGCGACGAACCGCAATGCATAGACAACGCGGCGGCCCGCGCCGAATTAACCGACATCGCCGACCTGTGGCTGATGCACGACCGCGATATTGTCAACCGATTGGATGACTCGGTGGCGCGGCTAGTGGACGGCGAAATTCGCTCGTTGCGGCGCGCGCGCGGCTACAGCCCGCAAGCGTTGATTCTCCCCACCGGCTTCGAGCAGGCGGATGGCATCCTGGCAATGGGTGCCGAATTGAAAAACAGTTTTTGCCTGATTCGGCGGGGTCAAGCCATCGTCGCCCAACATGTCGGCGACCTGGAAAACGCGGCGGTACAACGCGACTACCGCCAAGCGATTGATCTGTACCGCCAACTGCACGGCTGTAAGCCGACACGGATCGCAATCGACCGCCATCCCGGCTATCTGTCCAGTGCTCACGGCCGCGAACTGGCCGCCGCGCTACCCGCCGAGCTGAACGAAGTCCAGCATCACCACGCCCATCTGGCCGCTTGTCTGGCCGAGCACGCCGCGCCATTGACCGGGCCGCCGGTGCTGGCGGCGATATTCGACGGCCTGGGTCTGGGTGACGAAGGCAGTCTATGGGGCGGCGAATTTTTCTGGGGAGGCTACCGGACTTGCCGGCGTCTCGCGCATTTTGAAGCGATCGCCCTGCCCGGCGGCACGCAGGCGATTCGGGAACCGTGGCGAAACGCATACGCTCAGCTCGCGCACTATTTCGCTTGGCCCGACCTGATCGCCGAATACGGCGGTCTGGATATCGTGCAATTGCTGAATCGCAAGCCGTTGGCAACTTTGGACGCGATGATCGCAAAAGGCTTGAACTCGCCACCGGCTTCATCGTGCGGGCGATGGTTCGACGCGTTTGCCGCCGCACTTGGCCTTCACGCCGAGTTCGCCGATTACGAGGGCCAAGCGGCAATCGCATTGGAGACCTTGGCCGGCCCGGCATTTTTCGGCGAGCGAGCTTATCCGGATGCTTGGACTTTGGCCCAAACCGGCGAGAGTCGGGTACTCAGTTGGCGCGGGTTGTGGCTGGCGGTACTAACCGATTTACGCGACGGTACCGATCTAGCCCGCGTGGCGGCCCGCATTCATCACACATTGATCGACGCCGCATCGGCAATCTTATCTACGTTGGCAACAACCCACTCGGCGGATACCGTGGTGCTGAGCGGCGGCGTGTTTCAGAATCGTTTGCTATTGGAAGGTCTATCGGCGAAGTTGAGAACCGCCGGCTTTCAGGTGTTGGCACCGCGCGCCTATCCGGCCAACGACGGTGGTCTGGCGCTGGGTCAGGCGGTCATCGCGGCGGCGGCGGCAGCGCGATGA